A region from the Thermoanaerobaculia bacterium genome encodes:
- a CDS encoding NAD(+) synthase — MENPADFGFVRVAAAVPVCTPTRPDVNANRIAALAEKAADDGARVVVFPELAISGYTCGDLFLQKRLEEDVRKAAQDLAGALPRSVVAVVGAPWRFRGMLFNAALVFSGGRLAGIVPKTFLPNYKEFYEKRWFVSGAATDGGDCVVGREPVPFGRDLLFRAGWERELLFGVEICEDLWVPTPPSSAQALAGAQLLMNLSASDETIGKSDYRRTHLVAAQSARCLAGLIYVSCGPGESSSDLVFGGHTLIAENGAILAEDRRFQEGPTLTVADVDLDRLTADRDRTGSFADAAAASAARFRTVTVSEKAAAARKFTRRIEPAPFVPADPATLDARCEEVVQIQTGGLQRRLRHLAKLRPVIGLSGGLDSALAGLVCARTLMKMEVAPRALLAVSMPGPGTSARTRENARKLAGSLGAELREISIDAALAQHLKDIAHSGAPDRTFENAQSRERTQILMDLANAEGGVVIGTADLSEIALGWSTYGGDHISMYDVNASVPKTLVRQVVAWFARGGPPALAAVLEDILGTPVSPELLPMRDGAIHQKTEEILGPFELHDFFLYHFLRGGDPPRKLLFLAARAFDGVYPEDVRVKTLRTFLTRFFANQYKRNAMPDGPKVGTVALSPRGDWRMPADVSAETWLADLPED; from the coding sequence ATGGAGAACCCCGCCGATTTCGGGTTCGTCCGGGTGGCCGCCGCGGTCCCCGTGTGCACGCCGACGCGCCCCGACGTCAACGCGAACCGGATCGCCGCGCTCGCGGAGAAGGCCGCCGACGACGGCGCACGCGTCGTCGTCTTCCCGGAGCTCGCGATCTCGGGCTACACGTGCGGCGATCTCTTCCTCCAGAAACGGCTGGAGGAGGACGTCCGGAAGGCCGCGCAGGATCTGGCTGGCGCGCTTCCGCGGTCGGTCGTCGCCGTCGTCGGTGCCCCCTGGCGGTTCCGGGGGATGCTTTTCAATGCCGCGCTCGTCTTTTCCGGGGGGAGGCTCGCCGGCATCGTTCCGAAGACCTTCCTCCCGAACTACAAGGAGTTCTACGAGAAGCGCTGGTTCGTCTCCGGCGCGGCCACCGACGGCGGCGACTGCGTCGTCGGCCGGGAACCGGTTCCCTTCGGCCGGGACCTCCTCTTCCGGGCAGGATGGGAACGGGAGCTCCTCTTCGGGGTCGAGATCTGCGAGGACCTCTGGGTGCCGACCCCGCCCTCGTCGGCCCAGGCCCTCGCGGGGGCGCAGCTCCTGATGAACCTCTCGGCCTCCGACGAGACGATCGGAAAGAGCGACTACCGGCGCACGCACCTCGTCGCGGCGCAGTCGGCGCGGTGCCTCGCGGGGCTGATCTACGTCTCGTGCGGACCGGGCGAGTCGTCGTCGGACCTCGTCTTCGGCGGCCACACGCTGATCGCCGAGAACGGCGCGATCCTCGCCGAGGACCGGCGCTTCCAGGAGGGCCCGACGCTGACCGTCGCGGACGTCGATCTCGACCGGCTCACCGCCGACCGCGACCGGACCGGCAGCTTCGCCGACGCCGCCGCGGCGAGCGCGGCGCGATTCCGGACCGTGACGGTCTCGGAGAAGGCGGCCGCCGCCCGGAAGTTCACCCGGCGCATCGAGCCGGCGCCCTTCGTTCCGGCCGACCCGGCGACGCTCGACGCCCGCTGCGAGGAAGTCGTCCAGATCCAGACCGGGGGACTCCAGCGCCGCCTGCGACATCTGGCAAAGCTCCGGCCGGTCATCGGCCTCTCGGGCGGCCTCGACTCGGCGCTCGCCGGCCTCGTCTGCGCGCGGACGCTCATGAAGATGGAGGTCGCGCCGCGTGCGCTTCTCGCGGTTTCGATGCCCGGCCCCGGAACTTCGGCTCGCACCCGGGAGAACGCCCGGAAGCTCGCCGGGTCCCTCGGCGCGGAGCTGCGCGAGATTTCGATCGACGCGGCGCTCGCGCAGCACTTGAAGGACATCGCCCACTCGGGCGCGCCCGACCGGACCTTCGAGAACGCGCAGTCGCGCGAGCGCACGCAGATTCTGATGGACCTCGCCAACGCCGAAGGGGGCGTCGTCATCGGGACGGCGGACCTCTCGGAGATCGCGCTCGGCTGGTCGACCTACGGCGGCGACCACATCTCGATGTACGACGTCAACGCCTCCGTCCCGAAGACGCTCGTGCGGCAGGTCGTGGCCTGGTTCGCGCGCGGCGGCCCTCCCGCGCTCGCGGCCGTACTCGAGGACATTCTCGGGACGCCCGTCTCCCCCGAGCTCCTGCCGATGCGGGACGGCGCGATCCACCAGAAAACGGAGGAGATCCTCGGCCCGTTCGAGCTGCACGATTTCTTCCTCTATCACTTCCTCCGCGGCGGCGACCCCCCTCGGAAGCTCCTCTTCCTCGCCGCGCGCGCGTTCGACGGCGTCTACCCGGAGGACGTCCGCGTCAAGACGCTCCGCACCTTCCTCACCCGTTTCTTCGCGAACCAGTACAAGCGCAATGCGATGCCGGACGGGCCGAAGGTCGGCACGGTCGCGCTCTCGCCGCGCGGCGACTGGCGCATGCCCGCCGACGTCTCCGCGGAGACCTGGCTGGCGGATCTACCGGAGGATTAG
- a CDS encoding LptE family protein has translation MRRAVAALMLALAAGTGGCGYALVGRGSLLPDTIKRIAFPTFKNSTPRVGLEQRLSSAVVRELAARGRFSVSPKEGDGDAELSGEIVGFALYPVAADSLGRATRYQIQITAKVAFTEIPSGKVLWKNDAYTFRENYDAAGGGVGASNYSDLENVAIDAEADRFAQSLVTSMLEGF, from the coding sequence TTGAGGCGCGCGGTCGCCGCGTTGATGCTGGCGCTCGCGGCCGGGACCGGCGGGTGCGGCTACGCGCTCGTCGGGCGAGGCAGCCTTCTTCCCGACACGATCAAACGGATCGCGTTTCCGACGTTCAAGAACTCGACGCCGCGGGTCGGCCTCGAGCAGAGGCTCTCGTCGGCCGTCGTCCGTGAGCTGGCCGCGCGCGGGCGCTTCTCGGTCTCGCCGAAAGAGGGGGACGGAGACGCCGAGCTCTCCGGCGAGATCGTCGGCTTCGCGCTCTATCCGGTCGCGGCGGACTCGCTCGGACGCGCGACCCGGTACCAGATCCAGATCACCGCGAAGGTCGCGTTCACCGAGATTCCGTCGGGAAAGGTCCTCTGGAAGAACGACGCCTACACGTTCCGCGAGAACTACGACGCGGCCGGCGGCGGTGTGGGCGCCTCGAACTACTCCGACCTCGAAAACGTCGCGATCGACGCCGAGGCGGACCGGTTCGCGCAGTCGCTCGTGACGAGCATGCTCGAGGGGTTCTGA